From Gossypium raimondii isolate GPD5lz chromosome 11, ASM2569854v1, whole genome shotgun sequence:
CgatacaaatattttaactgCGACTCATTGGGAGGCAATATCACAAGGGAGCCTGGATTACCAAAACAAACTTACTTCGCCCAATTGATGgcatataacattttatttaatttattaaataatatgcTTAACATTTAACAAGCAAAAGACATTCAGTCAGGGTGGCCGAGTGGTCTAAGGCGCCAGACTCAAGTTCTGGTCCTCGTGAGAGGGCGTGGGTTCAAATCCCACTTCTGacatttctaatattttatttatttatttttgataattttatttttcatgccatcctattttacttttatatcaACCACTTTCTCCATTTTTATAAccatttctctattttatttcatattgttttcactatttcattttcatattttcctcGGATTAACCAATATTTATCCCATCAGATAAACATAGGCATTAGGTTCTACTCTTCATATATGTATCTGTAATAAAATACTTCAAACAAATATTGAAACCtaagtttgaaaaagaaaataatgaaaagaactCTACCAAAGTTTTTCCATATCAAGTTTTAGAATGATGAACTTCTATTAAAACCTATCATATATTCACATGTAATCTCCACAATGAGAGAAAAGGGTATACCATTCAAGTACCAATCCCTAATTTTTGTATACAATTAAATATGTATAGTTTggtgtatataaataattagCTTGGTAAtcccaaatatatatacacttgcTTTGTAATATTGAGATGAGTGCATGTAAAGAGCTGGCATAACATGAGGCAATGGCTAAATAAAATGACTCgccattttttttatgataaggAGAAACAAGTGCAGATGTTGAGCTACTAGATGGGTGTGAACTTGTGCCGAAAGATCAAATCTCGGTTTTGTTCATAATATTCACCATCAACAAATACTTGACCCTTGACACAAGAAATTAGGTGCTAATGGTACCATTCATAAACATAGTCATGGCCAAGAGGCTCTACATTGGCAAGcaagaaatataaaatgaacCAAAAACAAGAGGCACATagtaaaatgcaaaatgcaaaaaaCAACAATCAAATTGGGACTAGATCTTCCGAAACTGGAAAAATTACCATGCCTACTTCACATATGTGATGGTCTAGTTGCAATTACAGCACGAACAATGCCCTCAGTCCAGCCATTCCGGTTAATTTTCGTAAGGCATGAAAGAACCAAGTAAACCAAGAAAGGTTGCAAATGTACGAGGATGCCGAAAAGTAACTTGAAACTTTGAGCATATTCATATTGGATGCATACTTGTATCCAATAATCACCTTTGAAAGTACAACTCCTAGTAATAATTCTTcccatacaaaataaaaaaacataacacATTCGAAAGATAGGCTCTTTTCCTCAGGGGTAGCCTACTCTTAAGACCACTCAATTTCTAAAGTTTCAGCTGAGATGATTGGTTAAAAACAAATGTAAGGTCCTCTAAcgtaatttcacaattcattCAAACAATTAAAGGATGCAAGTTCAACTAGACGCAACTAAGTAGACTCAATACAACCGATGACTAATCGGCAATGCCAAGGATCATTCTAAAATCAATAACCATAAATTCAAGTAACTACTTGAATTGAATTGCATCTAATAATCCAAAGACAAATTAAGGATACAAGTAGGCACTAGTAAGCAAATACAACCAATGACTAATCAGCAATACCAAGGATCATTCTATAATGAATAATCATAGAGTCAAGTCACTACTTGGATTGAATAACATCTCCCAACATTAACGATCAGcatacccaaaaaaaaaaaaaaccggaaaaaaaaatccaaaatcaaaacaaggATACAAGTAAACACTAGTAAGTCACTACTAGAATTGAATGAGTCTCCCAACATTAAGGATCAACACACAAGAGAAAATCCAAAAGCAATTTAAGGATACAAGTAGACAGTAGTAAGGAAATTCAGTAGCAATACCAAGGATCGTTCTAAGATCAACAATCATAGATTCAACACAACTAGAATTGAATGACACCTATCAAGATTAAGGATCAAGTGATCAAACATACAAAAACAATCCAAAAGTTACCCATATAGAAAGAATTGCCATTGTAAAAAGCTTAACCATCCATTCACTAATATGAAAGAACAGACTCTTGTCAAATAAACCATAAGTTAGAACTTGAAATTCCATTTCGAAGGTCTGAAGTTCAAATCTTTGGAATAAAGAACTATCCAAATTGTGTAAGCTAACACTCCATTAGTTCCAATATGTATGAAAATTTATTCTAGTCTCTGATGACCCTATTTCCATCATCCATAAAACAATGACATTTAGTATAAAAAGTATTTGAATTTCgttcaatttctaaaaattgaCTAAGTTAAAACCCTCAATTATGCCCAAAACTCACTAACCATCTGATTTCTTCTGCAAATCCTTGGAATCTTCCTGAGCACCCAAACTCTcctcttccttttctttctccaaTTCAATAATTGCCTGTTCCTCGGCCCTCTTCTCGGCTCGTAAAATGGGTTCATAGTAATCAGCGTGGGCTTCCATACACTTCTGCAAAACTGACATTGCTTCAAAGCATTTTTCCGCAATATGTTCCTTGTTTTCTTCAGATTCTTGGATGCAATTTTCCCACCCAACAAAGCTTTCTTTGCATCCTCCTGCTTTCATGAACAAGCAAAACCCACACtcaccttcttcttcttcttcctcttctccTTCTACTTTGGGTTCTTGATTTGGGGGTTCTTCCGAGGGTTGCTTGGATTCTGGGTCTTTCAGGGTTTTGGGATCAGGGGATTGTTCGGGTTCTGGGTTCTGAGAAGACATTTCTTTGGGAGGTTTGGGCGAGCTGGAATCGGTGAGTCAGAGAGCTTGGTCAAGGTTTCTACAGGTGTTTGCGGAGTTGGCTGACGTCAAGTACAGAACTTTCCTCCATTGCTGGCTTGCCCTGCTTAAAACCTCCTAAAACCCCCCAttggttttcctttttttttcttaaaatttaatttttttctccaacTATTTTATTGGGCTGAAAATTTGACATCAAAGACCTTTTTTCTTGTGGGCCTCAACCTATTCTTTAGGTTTCTTGGAGGccctttttctaattttttcttctaattattttattgggcttaaaatcaatataatagcATTATCAtctatcttaattaatttttaattatttagtattgaaattgttatatgacataaatattattttaataaattttggttatttattaatttcataaatatagaaaatttataatttttaatataggttttggattttaaaataatattcattaTGGTCATTTTCTCTCCTCAATATAATGCAACTCATCATCACTGTTACGATTGAATCTGAATATATGCATTTTAATCTCATTGTTACATTACTCAATTTCGCtattacaataattaatctTACTACTATCATTACTTTTAATCTAATTAAAGACAGTCTTACTAGTGATCCGAAGGGAGCCTAAACCAAGTGGATTAGATTATCCAAAACCAACTTGCTCAATTGATTGATACATATGCAACATTTGAGTTAACCATTCAGTCAGGGTGGCCGAGTGGTCTAAGGCGCCAGACTCAAGTTCTGGTCCTCGTGAGAGGGCGTGGGTTCAAATCCCACTTCTAACATTTgctctattttatttatttagataattttattttccaaatcaaccatatctctattttatttttcaaatcaaccatttctcttctttctcccctattttattttccatatcaACCATTtctctaatttatttttcatattttcccctaatttatttttcatattgtttttttcccgtattttatttttcatatcaactgtttttctattttattttccacaTTCTTTGAAacataaatctattttttaccatttctctattttattttaataatttctaaatattttaataagctcaatattttatttcgttaaaaaatattttctaatattgtTTTGAAATACCAACcatttctctattttgttttcaatattgTTTGAAACATATTtagttataaatataaaaatatgaattttcaaatatatgaaaaatagaaaaaaagtaCACTAGTGTTGGATTAACCGATATTTATCCCCTCAGATAAACATAGGCATTAGGTTCTACTCttcatatatgtatgtgtaataAAATACTTGAACAAATATTGAAACCcaagtttaaaaagaaaagaacgaAAAGAACTCTACAAAGACACCAAGTTTTTCCATATCAAGTTTTAAAATGATGAACTTCTATTAAAACCTATCATATTTTCACATGTAACCTCAACAATGAGAAAAAAGGGTATTCCATTCAAATACCATCCCTAATTTTTGTATACAATTAAATACATATAGTTTggtgtaaataaataattagctTGGTAAtgccaaatatatatacacttgcTTTGTAATATTGAGATGAGTGCATGTAAAAAGCTCACATAACAGGAGGCAATGGAGAAATAAAATGACCCgacaggttttttttttatgataaggAGAAACAATTGCAGATGTTGAGATTCCAACCTCAAATCTACTAGATGCGACTAATAAAAAGGTTACGAGGTGTGAACTTGTGCCAAAACATCACTTCTCGGTTTTGTTCACAATATTCACTATCAACTAATACTTGAGCCTTGACACAAGAAATTAGGTGCTAATGGTACCATTCATAAACATAGTCATGGCCAAGAGGCCCTACATTGGCAAGcaagaaatataaaatgaacCAAAAACAAGAGGGACATAGTAAAATGCAAAAAACAACAATCAATTTGAGCCTAGATCTTTCAAAACTGGAAAATTACCATGCCTACTTCACCGATGTGATGGTCTCGTTGCAATCACAGCACGAACAATGCCCTCAGTCCAGCCATTCCGATTAATTTTTGTAAGGTATGAAAGAACCAAGTAAACCAAGAAAGGTTGCAAATGTATGAGGATGCCGAGGAGTAAATGACGAAGGCAAATGTACGTTATGTGATTTAACTACTCATTCAAACAATTAAGGATAAAAGTTGAGGCAATAAGTGAACCAAAAACAACTAAGTTTTAACTAAGCAACCCAAAATGTGTTCTATATAATCGTGGATTCAAGTCACTACTTAAATGATATCCACTAATAATAAGGAAgctataaaaatagtttagaaggcataaaaatgcaatgaaaacAAGGGGATTCTGATCATTTATGACCTTTTTCTAGAATCCTATGAAGCAACACAGTACTTGACTACTTGATCATATTACTGTACACGTATCATGAAACATcatttaaataatacaaatatctTAGCTTATTAATGGGTGACATCATGTGGTTCATTGATGTTGTAGAGATTTATAAACTAATAGTACATCCAATGCGAATCCTTCATGATTTAGCCTTTTGAAGAATACTAAAGTGATCTTTACACTACAACAGTAGTGGTAATATGACCTAATGTACCCAAACTCTTCATTTTCCATAAAGTACTGTTTTTGACACTAGTGTCCAACGCGTTTTCAAACATATCCAAATATAAGGAATAACTTGAAACTTTGAGCATATTCATATTGGATGCATACTTGTATCCAATAATCACCTTTGAAAGTACAACTCCTAGTAATAATTCTTTCcatacaaaggaaaaaaatatggCCATTTGCTGTGGACATCATAACACATTCGAAAGATAGGCTCTTTTGCTCAGGGGTAGCCTACTCTAAGACCACTCAATTTCTAAAGTTTCAGCTGAGGTAATTggttaaaaacaaatttaaggtCCTCTTATGTGATTTCACAATTCATTCAAACAATTAAAGGATGCAAGCTCAACTAGACGCTACTAAGTAGACTCAATACAACAAATGACTAATCGGCAATGCCAAGGATCATTCTAAAATCAATAATCATAAATTCAAGTAACTACTTGAATTGAATTGCATCTAATAATCCAAAGACAAATTAAGGATACAAGTAGGCACTAGTAAGCAAATACAATCAATGACTAATCAGCAATACCAAGGATCATTCTATAATGAATAATCATATAGTCAAGTCACTACTTGAATTGAATGACATCTACCAACATTAAGGGTCAGCATACCAacgaaaaggagaaaaaaaatccaaaatcaaatcaagGATACAAGTAGACACTAGTAAGTAAACTTGATATAAATGACGACTAATCAGCAATGTCAAGGATCGTTCTAAGATGAATAATCATATAATCAAGtcacttcttgaattgaatgaatCTCCCAACATTAAGGATCAACATacaaaagaaaatccaaaagcaATTTAAGGATACAAGTAGACACTAGTAAGGAAATTCAGTAGCAATGCCAAGGATCGTTCTAAGATCTACAATCATAGATTCAACACTACTAGAATTGAATGACGCTTATCAAGATTAAGGATCAAGTGATCAAACATACAAAAGCAATCCAAAAGTTATCCATAAAGAAAGAATTGCCATTGTAAAAAGCTTAACATCCATTCACTAATATGAAAGGAAAGACTCTTGTCAAATAAACCATACAGTTAGAACTTGAAATTCCAATTCAAGGTCTGAAGTTCAAATCTTTGGAAAAGAACTATCCAAAATGTGTAATCTAACACTCCATTGGTTCcaatatgaatgaaaaatttattctaGTCTCTGATGGCCATATTTCCATCATCCATAAAACAATAACatttagtattaaaaatatttcaatttcgTTGAATTTCTAAAAATTCACTAAGTTAAAATACTCAATTATGCCCAAAACTCACTAACCATCTGATTTCTTCTGCAAATCCTTGGAATCTTCCTGAGGACTCAAACCCTcctcttccttttctttctccaaCTCAATAATTGCCTGTTCCTCAGCCTTCTTCTCGGCTCGTAAAATGGGTTCATAGTAATCAGCGTGGGCTTCCATGCACTTCTTCAAAGCTGAGGTTGCTTCAAAGCATTTTTCCACGATATCTTCCTTGTTTTCTTCAGCTTCTCGGATGCAATTTTCCCACCCAACAAAGCTTTCTTTGCATCCTCCTGCTTTCATGAACAAGCAAAACCCACACtcaccttcttcttcttcttcctcttctccttctccttctaCTTTGGATTCTTGATTTGGGGGTTCTTCGGAGGGTTGCTTGGGTTCTGGGTCTTTCAGGGCTTTGGGATCAGGGGATTGTTCGGGTTCTGGGTTTTGAGAAGACATTTCTTTGGGAGATTTGGGCGAGTTGAAATCGGTGGGTCAGAGAGCTGGGTCAAGGTTTCTATAGGTGTTTGCGGTGTTGGTTGACGACAAGTACAAAACTTTCCTCCATTGCCGGCTTGCCCTGCCTAAAACCTCCTAAAACCCCCcatttgccttttttttttttcttaaaaattattttttttctaattattttattgggcTGAAAATTTGACATCGAAGGCCTTTTTTCTTCTAGGCCTCAACCTATTCTCTTTTTTCGGCTGATGGCCTCAACCTAttcaatgatttaaaaatatatcatttcatacctgacaaattttttttaaaggtgatacttgtgttattttcttatccaatttgatatatgtatttaaaaactgatatattttggtattcAAAGGTAacaatactaaatatttattgtCTAATTCAGATTTTAgaattgatttgataaaaattaattgttattattattaggttttattttttatgattttgttaatagaataaacTTAGTGTTGattgtgaatttgtttaattttgtgtttaatttgtcaagTACAGCCCAATGGAATacttaatttgagttttagaattgatttgatgaaagttaattaataatattattaattaattattattattcatcaaatcaattttaaaacccaattaaacactaaaaagttaaaattgttaCATCTGGGGaccaaaatatttaacttgATTAAATATAAGTACTAGATTGGGcaaaaaaataacacagatatctaGTACCAAATTATGTATTAAGATTTACATAacgaaataaatttttttaattttttatcatgtgTCACAATCACAACATAACATGTGGTGGATACTTGAGAAAAAAACTATGAATAACagaataattttatcatttttataattgtttataattttcttccttttagaTTTAACTACATCTTAAGTTATTCACATTTCAAAACTAAATTAGTTTAGATttgctttttaaatttaatagagaataatgaataacaaaaacatttttaa
This genomic window contains:
- the LOC105761308 gene encoding uncharacterized protein LOC105761308; translation: MSSQNPEPEQSPDPKALKDPEPKQPSEEPPNQESKVEGEGEEEEEEEGECGFCLFMKAGGCKESFVGWENCIREAEENKEDIVEKCFEATSALKKCMEAHADYYEPILRAEKKAEEQAIIELEKEKEEEGLSPQEDSKDLQKKSDG
- the LOC105761307 gene encoding uncharacterized protein LOC105761307 encodes the protein MSSQNPEPEQSPDPKTLKDPESKQPSEEPPNQEPKVEGEEEEEEEGECGFCLFMKAGGCKESFVGWENCIQESEENKEHIAEKCFEAMSVLQKCMEAHADYYEPILRAEKRAEEQAIIELEKEKEEESLGAQEDSKDLQKKSDG